A genomic window from Haliaeetus albicilla chromosome 10, bHalAlb1.1, whole genome shotgun sequence includes:
- the LRRC75B gene encoding leucine-rich repeat-containing protein 75B, producing MQGAVPAASASLFVFSTEHLPGRTNRRGGGGGGGGGGGACGRRGSRGCPAAGEAGAGAGTRANKIPPGRRSPGRAGNYGPGRRGGAARPSPPPPAPPPGREPGARPVRSAARRSGIAAMGSRLSRQSSLEEESTEEPCGGRLEGGRGDFHLSSLLLHPQKLPGVLRKASPAPYVRRVGWLREIQATIREHKREHAVHILRLLRKDLGLEGTFLNEVLYKNATFLNLVDPISHDLLMSLARDLQCPKKEYDPWKSSDRICRQLIYHLTPHSKWHRHGMPRRKSQACLKTSLQKKVSQDSMDLSGIPLTMRDVHRMAYYLQNNGDHLTSVDLSFTELNDDMVRLLLPFLWALPKLTHLSLNGNRLTRATMKELTDTMKDMNKFPCLAWVDLGNNVDVSSMPQPLLVGLRKRLSQQTTLPTIYEALDCDSEISSGHEGSQPEDEAAGSTPPRAFSQRGCER from the exons ATGCAAGGAGCGGTCCCGGCAGCATCCGCTTCTCTCTTTGTCTTCTCCACCGAGCATCTCCCCGGCAGAACAAAccggagaggaggaggaggaggaggaggaggaggaggaggcgccTGCGGGAGAAGaggcagccggggctgcccagCCGCCGGGGAGGCGGGTGCTGGGGCCGGGACCCGAGCAAATAAAATACCCCCGGGGCGTCGCTCGCCCGGCCGCGCCGGCAACTACGGGCCGGGCAGGCGGGGCGGAGCGGCCCGgccctccccgcctcccccggcACCTCCCCCGGGCCGGGAGCCCGGCGCCCGCCCGGTCCGGAGCGCGGCGAGGCGAAGCGGCATCGCGGCCATGGGTTCCCGGCTGAGCCGGCAGAgcagcctggaggaggagagcacGGAGGAGCCCTGCGGCGGCAGGCTGGAGGGCGGCCGGGGAGACTTCcatctctcctccctgctcctccaccCGCAGAAGCTGCCCGGGGTGCTGCGGAAAGCCTCGCCGGCTCCCTACGTGCGGCGGGTGGGCTGGCTCCGGGAGATCCAGGCCACCATCCGGGAGCACAAACGGGAGCACGCCGTGCACATCCTCAGGCTCCTTAGGAAG GACCTGGGACTAGAAGGAACATTCCTCAATGAAGTGCTCTACAAAAATGCAACTTTCCTCAACTTGGTGGATCCCATCTCCCATGACTTGCTGATGAGCCTTGCTAGAGATCTGCAGTGTCCCAAAAAG GAATATGACCCCTGGAAATCCTCAGACAGGATCTGCAGGCAGCTGATTTACCACCTAACCCCCCACTCGAAATGGCACCGGCACGGCATGCCCCGGAGGAAGTCCCAAGCGTG CCTGAAGACCAGCCTGCAGAAGAAGGTGAGCCAGGACTCCATGGATTTGTCAGGGATCCCCCTGACCATGCGGGATGTCCACCGCATGGCCTACTACCTGCAGAACAACGGGGACCACCTCACCTCTGTGGACCTGAGCTTCACCGAGCTGAATGATGACATGGTGcgcctgctgctgcccttcctCTGGGCGCTACCCAAGCTCACCCACCTTTCCCTCAACGGCAACCGACTGACGCGGGCAACCATGAAGGAGCTGACTGACACCATGAAGGACATGAACAAGTTCCCTTGCCTGGCCTGGGTTGACCTCGGCAACAACGTGGACGTCTCCTCCATGCCGCAGCCGCTGCTCGTGGGCCTGCGCAAGCGCCTCAGCCAGCAGACCACGCTGCCTACCATTTACGAGGCGCTTGACTGCGACTCGGAGATCTCCAGCGGGCACGAGGGCAGCCAGccagaggatgaagcagcaggaAGCACCCCGCCACGTGCTTTTTCTCAGCGGGGCTGTGAGAGGTGA